Proteins encoded by one window of Nicotiana tabacum cultivar K326 chromosome 10, ASM71507v2, whole genome shotgun sequence:
- the LOC107825968 gene encoding protein HIGH ARSENIC CONTENT 1, mitochondrial produces MDSTKSNEDVSHVDVISAKDLLSSGHRYLDVRTVEEFNRGHIDKAINIPYMFLTEEGRVQNPDFLVQVSSVCQKEDHLIVGCNSGGRGRRACVDLLNAGYTDVRNLEGGYSAWVDNEFKGDKAEAEQFKTACKFRP; encoded by the exons ATGGATTCGACAAAGAG CAATGAAGATGTTTCGCACGTTGATGTGATTAGTGCCAAGGATCTGCTATCCTCAGGTCACCGTTACTTAGATGTGAG GACAGTTGAAGAGTTTAACAGAGGACATATTGATAAAGCGATAAATATTCCATACATGTTCCTCACTGAAGAAG GAAGAGTACAAAACCCAGATTTTCTTGTCCAGGTCTCTTCAGTGTGCCAAAAGGAGGATCATCTGATTGTG GGGTGCAACAGCGGAGGGAGAGGACGTCGAGCATGTGTCGATCTTCTTAATGCG GGCTACACGGATGTAAGAAATTTGGAAGGAGGATACTCAGCATGGGTGGATAATGAGTTTAAAGGAGATAAAGCAGAAGCCGAACAGTTCAAAACAGCCTGCAAGTTTCGTCCGTGA
- the LOC107825966 gene encoding uncharacterized protein LOC107825966, producing the protein MRLEASIDVARLLLLYGLPFRGHDESESSTNQGLFLGFLQWHGDKHPDVGKVILENAPQNDTLTCPIIQKDIINACAKETLKAIIVDLNGDYFGILVDESKDISHKEQMALVLCYVDKNGEVVERFVGLVHVSDTSACSLKEEIYSLLSDHSLSPSQIRGQGYDGATMSKKHLDVEDFFCHVTNMLNVIGVSFKRRNLLRHLQAEKLEQLLESGEIHTGRGLNQERGLQRPGDTRWRSHFKILDNFIVIFSSIIRVLEVIEHEGSTSNERNQAKYLLSEIITFKFVFMLHLMLKVLAMSNELNKILQKRDQDIVDAVEFLKITKKILQDMRETGWKSLLDDVSSFCHMHDIIIPKMDESYFPGKSKRKSSVSSELLLGMASFNPVNSFANFDKSRIMTLAKCYPNEFDEVQIRDLSYQLDTFIIHMRAGNLKFSNLQGISDLAKALVETKSCGDLFVCLSTCEVNFDFTCCYRNCRESILSMKQINNEERNSMGDQYLNDCLVCYIERDVFTNISNDVIIDRFQNMKARRGQL; encoded by the exons ATGCGTTTAGAAGCATCAATTGATGTGGCAAGACTTCTATTATTGTATGGATTGCCTTTTAGGGGCCATGACGAAAGTGAATCTTCAACAAATCAAGGCCTCTTTCTAGGATTCTTACAATGGCATGGGGACAAGCATCCGGATGTGGGAAAAGTAATATTAGAAAATGCTCCACAAAATGATACTTTGACTTGCCCTATAATccaaaaggatattatcaatgcTTGTGCAAAAGAAACATTAAAGGCTATAATTGTAGACTTGAATGGAGATTACTTTGGTATATTAGTTGATGAGTCCAAAGATATCTCACACAAAGAACAAATGGCTCTTGTTTTGTGTTATGTTGATAAGAATGGTGAAGTGGTAGAGCGATTTGTTGGTCTTGTTCATGTTAGTGATACATCGGCATGCTCATTGAAGGAAGAAATCTACTCTTTGCTTTCGGACCACTCACTAAGTCCATCCCAAATACGTGGACAAGGTTATGATGGAGCTA CTATGTCTAAAAAGCATTTGGATGTCGAAGACTTCTTCTGTCATGTTACTAATATGTTGAATGTCATTGGAGTATCTTTTAAGCGTAGAAATTTGCTTCGCCATCTTCAAGCTGAAAAACTGGAGCAATTACTTGAGTCTGGTGAAATTCATACCGGGCGAGGACTAAATCAAGAACGCGGGCTTCAAAGACCAGGTGATACTCGTTGGAGATCACATTTCAAAATATTAGATAactttattgttattttctcaTCTATTATTCGTGTGCTTGAAGTGATTGAACATGAAGGTTCTACCTCAAATGAGAGAAATCAAGCAAAATATCTTTTGAGTGAGATAATAAcatttaaatttgtttttatgCTTCACTTGATGTTGAAAGTTTTGGCAATGTCAAATGAGTTGAACAAGATCCTACAAAAGAGAGATCAAGATATTGTTGATGCCGTGGAGTTTCTTAAGATTACAAAGAAAATATTGCAAGATATGAGAGAAACTGGATGGAAATCTTTGCTAGATGACGTTTCCTCATTTTgtcatatgcatgatattataattcCCAAGATGGATGAATCCTATTTTCCTGGAAAGTCGAAGCGCAAGTCTTCTG TGAGTAGCGAATTGCTTCTTGGGATGGCTAGCTTTAATCCAGTCAATTCTTTTGCTAATTTTGATAAAAGTAGAATAATGACTTTAGCAAAATGTTACCCAAATGAGTTTGATGAAGTACAGATTCGAGACTTGAGTTATCAACTAGATACTTTCATAATTCATATGCGAGCTGGCAATCTCAAGTTCTCCAACTTGCAAGGAATTAGTGATTTGGCAAAAGCATTGGTTGAGACAAAGTCTTGTGGAGACTTATTCGTATGTTTATCTACTTGTGAAGTTAACTTTGATTTTACCTGTTGCTACCGCAACTGTAGAGAGAGCATTCTATCCATGAAGCAGATAAATAATGAAGAGCGGAACAGCATGGGTGATCAATATTTAAATGATTGTTTAGTTTGTTACATAGAGCGTGATGTATTTACAAATATAAGTAATGATGTCATTATTGAtcgttttcaaaatatgaaagcTCGTAGAGGACAATTGTAA